One Solanum lycopersicum chromosome 4, SLM_r2.1 DNA window includes the following coding sequences:
- the LOC101261613 gene encoding UDP-rhamnose/UDP-galactose transporter 4, with protein sequence MRPKKMSMAVKDEKKMVVDVAAWAFNIVTSVGIIIVNKALMATYGFSFATTLTGMHFATTTLMVFFLKWLGHIQNSQLPWSERLKFVLFANFSIVGMNVSLMWNSVGFYQIAKLSMIPVSCFLEIVLDNVRYSRDTKLSILLVLLGVAICTVTDVSVNTKGFIAAFIAVWSTALQQYYVHHLQRKYSLGSFNLLAHTAPIQATSLLLLGPFCDYWLTDKRVDAYNYTSISLFFIILSCTIAIGTNLSQFICIGRFTAVTFQVLGHMKTILVLILGFLFFGKEGLNVHVVFGMGVAIIGMIWYGNASSQPGGKERIPPPTVVKPEKHMLLPTELDEKV encoded by the exons aTGCGGCCAAAGAAAATGTCCATGGCTGTCAAGGATGAGAAGAAAATGGTTGTTGATGTGGCAGCATGGGCATTCAATATTGTCACTTCAGTtggaattattattgttaataaagCCTTAATGGCTACATATGGTTTCAGCTTTG CGACAACCTTAACTGGGATGCATTTTGCTACGACGACATTAATGGTGTTTTTTCTTAAATGGCTTGGGCATATCCAGAATTCCCAACTCCCGTGGTCTGAACGATTGAAATTTGTTTTGTTTGCAAACTTCTCTATTGTTGGAATGAACGTGAGTTTAATGTGGAACTCTGTTGGGTTTTATCAG ATTGCAAAGCTAAGTATGATACCAGTGTCGTGCTTTTTGGAAATTGTGCTGGATAATGTGCGATACTCGAGAGACACCAAATTAAGCATTTTGTTAGTCCTACTAGGTGTTGCAATCTGTACTGTTACTGATGTAAGTGTAAATACAAAGGGTTTTATTGCTGCCTTCATCGCGGTCTGGAGCACTGCCCTGCAGCAATAT TATGTACATCATCTTCAGCGTAAATATTCATTGGGATCATTCAACCTGTTGGCACATACTGCACCAATACAGGCTACATCCCTGCTGTTACTGGGACCCTTTTGTGACTACTGGTTGACTGATAAGAGGGTCGACGCCTATAACTATACCTCAATATCACTA TTTTTCATCATCCTGTCATGTACGATAGCAATAGGGACTAATCTGAGCCAATTCATCTGCATTGGAAGATTTACAGCAGTGACCTTTCAAGTGCTTGGTCATATGAAGACCATTCTTGTCCTGATTTTGGGTTTCCTCTTCTTTGGTAAAGAGGGACTGAATGTACACGTTGTGTTTGGAATGGGCGTGGCCATCATTGGCATGATTTGGTACGGTAACGCCTCCTCACAACCAGGTGGGAAAGAGCGGATACCACCCCCCACTGTCGTCAAACCTGAAAAACACATGTTGCTACCAACAGAGCTCGACGAGAAAGTATAG